The following is a genomic window from Aphis gossypii isolate Hap1 chromosome X, ASM2018417v2, whole genome shotgun sequence.
ACAATAGTTTATTCAACGTATACGTATGTAAGCTTAGCTATAGTATTACTCTTGTAGAGATGCATTTACTTTCTAATTAGTACATATGTTTTTGTGTGTAATTAACATTTAGCCActaatattagttttgttaattattattgttgttttagattaacattatttttgactgTTTTATGATAAAGAATAATTACTCTCACGAATACTCATTATTTGAGTTTATGACTAAGCTATATCATATCAGTGAttcttaagttttttaattactcgGAGCCATGGTTACAGACTTTTTGAAACAGCAGATCtctttccattttttttttcgattaatctgttatttattcatatagattttaaaaataattaaattttaataaagattataaGATAAGTTAAATGGGGAAAAAAGTTGCAATAActctagtataaaataataatatactttcaaaTGTGTTCTTAGCAATCGCATTGTTGCAATACAACATGGTTTATGTGTCTACGACCGGAACCATCGATATTACCACGGACCCTAGGGGTTTAAAATCCATTGATTATGCTCCCCAACTCAAATTTCCTTACCACTTTATTtaactgataatttaaatagtttgtgtggttaaaattgttttgttcttGTGTTGCATAAAAAAGTCTTTAGTTCAATTTGTAATTGAATTCAGTCCATTAATTACTGAAAAAAGTTACAtgaattatacttgtatacaaatatatacaataataaaataagtccaAGTATTATACACTTGTACAGTATAgaaagtaaaacatttaattttatacctttataaaaactaatgtattagtttatttttgttcatggTGTAAACTGTAAAGGAACTTACGTAAGTGTATCTATTTTATCGCatacaaatttacataaaatataagtatataaccgttttaactatatttcgTGGCATACTATAGGGAAATTCTCAAACCTCAAATTATAGACTGGCTAAAAtggttaaatgttaaaatccaAAAAGTCAactctatatagtataaatcgGTAAAATACGGCAAGAACGccaattgtttttatcatacaattaagcacgatatatttttttatcggtatacataaattataaatagagaAAATTAACTTCGAAATTTggattaaaagtttattgacCTAGAAAAAGAGCTTTAATCATTTTAGTTCGTTTTTAAGTCATGAAGAAGTCGAAGATGCGTTTTGGGGATAATGATCTATGTAGAAAAGGGAAAAaagattaattacaaaaataaatatatggtacaaaattcaattaatttataaaaatattgataatatatttgctcACACTATAAATACTGattaataattggtatatattatctcggtaacatatttgtattattttttattttacgattttaatgaaatatgagtaatacgattataataattgaaaacatttttatcacaaatttctgatacataattattattagttatacgttttttatttatattgtgtatattatatgcatttataataatttgttttaacactacctatataattatattatttttatttttcattacatttaaatgttctGTTGTATAAATTCAGCGTgacaaattattctattatagccaaaatgaattatatggAAACGTTACGAGTAAATTTGTTCTTAAtcgtattagtttttttgatGAGAGGCGAGTTCTTtagaattttaagtattttatcaatcgttcgactaaaaatataaaacgcttttaaatattcgatactaaaaagaaataatttatataattaccatGCCAACAAACATACTTTTTTAACCACATCATCTAAAATCATCTTATTATCATCACcaacgataaattaaaatattttagaatttatataaacataatacgtagatattatatagtatgtttacaaatttattatacaaataatgaatatattacctttattttattaaataataaattaaaacatactaaCTACATagctaaataatgaaatataaaacgttATGATTCAATCAAAAACcctccaaaataaataatagataaaacaattattttaatattattttcctttattttctattgttatattttacaatatttatacttcaaaaatagcaatataaaatagtaaatagaatattttcctagtaatgttattatatactatttgacTGAAAAACTCTTTGTTTTCTTAAAGATGGCACAGATTGTAAGCGGCAAcaaattgtcattattttaaaaataaattataaaaaaccggAGAGCTTATTTCTGCTGTATAATTGATttgaatttagtaaaaaataatttgctaatatagatagaaaaaaataatttagagcAAGCAATAAGCAGACGgacaatttgaatttaaaacgttattatcaaataaaatattcattcttttcgatatttttaaattcctataaaaataacattggtGGGACATTTTAAAGctctaattatataaaaattcaagtattaaaattgaaaatggaatgaagttttaaatttgaagtacaaaataatttttgaattttctggatttaaactaaaattaaaagcaaataattaaataaatataattatcattatcaatCGTTATCAAtcacataacaatttatttaacagcGGTAGTTCAAACAAAtcggtaggtacattattttttttttaatttaattatgtatgtatagttaGAATAGTAAGTTCCTGCCCGCAGTAATATTACCCAATCTCTACTTATACGagtctacctatattatattacctacctaactTTTTTCAGTTACTCGGACTTTTGGCGTAGGACGCCGACGAATGCAAATGTTCTTCATGTTGCCGGTGATGTACAAGCTGGGCGTGATTACCACTCTGCTGACTGGTCTGGTCGTGCTCACCCTCAAAGGCGTGACAATCGGCGTGATACTGCTCGTCATAGCCTTGTCCAGTATAGTGGCCAAACTGTCCAAGTTCCACAATCCCTACGCGTCACCGATGCCTGCAGCGTTTTCGTCCTGGTCGGGATACCATCACGATCCTTACGACCGTTCGTCGCTACCGCAACCCGCACTGCCGCCTTTGCAGGACAAAAACATACACGTGCACGTGCACACCGGTCCTGGTCCTGGTCCTGCGCCGTCCCCGGTCAGCTACGCTAAGGGCCTGCCACCGCCGGTGCCGCAATTGGCCGACGACGATGACACGGACAACTACAgcaacaacaattattattacaacggcGGAGGCGGCGGAGCGTACTACAATCGCGCTGGCGAGGAATACTACAACGCCGCCGCGATGAATCATTATCATCGGGGCGGCAACCACCAACTGGGTGCCGAATCTACGACTGCCAGCAATAGTGTCTATCACCAGTGGTTAGgataatagtataacatattgtattataataaacacagtAGAATATCGGATACGGTCGGTCACTGAAACATTTTCCGCCGTTCGGGGATACATAGGTATTGTTCGCTGTTTAGAATTAAGTtaggttaacctaacctatatatatagtttgtaaTTAGTTCGAGAAAATTTcactgaattattttaatttacaatatcgGGATTATTCAGTTGTGCGAACAACACGCTTGTTACGCAAGGTGCCTAGCCACTTTTAATtcgtatattacgtatataatataatattataatactgtttattatttaatcgtaagcctattataatatatatacattgtaacgGTTGTAAACTTAATTAGGTACTTTACaaagatatgatattataataataccgtgATCAGGCACGTTACAGAACACAAATGTCTCAAGGGACGGGAGAggagtacataaaaaaagagttttcaaatttaatcttaCATGATCGTAtcggaaaaataatttttttgaaaacatttaaattttaaaccactTATTCGTACATACTGTTTACACGCCAGGCCGTGATCAGtgcttaaatttttgtatttatcaattaaactaCTTAGTACTTAGCACTTAATAGAGAATActgattatagaaatatatagaattttcAACTAGCAGCTGTTTCCTATAGGTATAAGTAGccagtatataaaatatactgaaaTATACAAACCAAAGCtattactcataatataatattttactagtattattaataaatattttactatttcaaatagaggtacctacctataattaattaagttaatattaatattaatgtgttttaCGAATGCAATACTTaagttgtagaaaaaaaaattctctctcttaaattaaattttacaaattgtttGTCATCTTTGTCTGATGagctaaaaataatgaacatagATATTTCACGtttaaaatgacaataatataatgtaatttttaatttttatgcataagagataacaaaatttgtattattattaattgaaaaatgaaaaaaatatatattactactacctatatttatatttttgtatattaaaattgtatttatatattaataaatttaattatttaaaataaacaaaccatAATACTTTTTCCGccttttttagtataaactctttttattaatatatatatatgtcaacAAAAAAAGCCAGTCGATGTAGTTTCTCATAGTCAAAtgttatgacaaaataattttcagtaatattatttgaaagtattaaatgtcaaaaattcAGAGTTAGATAGTAACATAATGTGAATTAATCGTTATTGTAACATAGTTACTTATtcgaatttatataattttttataataaaagttacacTTCTAtcaattctataatttttttcctttaatatcTACACCAAAAAACGATCATGATTAATAGTGactacaattttaaagatgcattgttataaaaaaaaaatatattaaataaattattaaaatgttgataactatcatttatgtttataattttgtcatattataatatgttattttaaattctgaacgaagcgataaatgtattgattttactacaatgatgtgtgtggtttttttctttgtgtgtacgataaatattcaataaaatacttcttcgattttcaatttcaaagaTGGTTTGTGAAAGAAAATTGGGTCTAacttgtacctattttaaagaagttataattaaaaattctcagtacatttttataatcgataaatacaaacaaaaagttaaggaaaaacggaaaaaacaaaaaaatttttagctagataaaatatgttgaaaatttaatatactcgtaACATCTCATAGAAGTTGTTCtcgtagaaatttaaaaacatttaaaatgcacGGATACAATACGTTTTTATCAGTGCtttacattcaatttttaacataattcgTCCAGAgtcataatgataatttattgctaattattatgttagctgaaaatgtataatattattttaaattttcgtagAAAAAGCCCAAAGGCAGTactcacattattatttacctacttaacataatgaaattttaaaaatatttaaattaattttaagctatagtTATTCATATCACGAACCAATTCACACCGGTTTTGGTACTTTGCACTCGACTTATAGGCTAATAAAAaccagtaataatataattataataataataataatatataagtatatattataacatattatgcgaTTCTTTTGGTCAACAGTTAGTTCAAAACTTAGCTACCAcgtattagtaaaaaaataaattaccaatagcaatataaatatataataaaaattccttAGACCTCTTTTAAATCTCGCCGtatagaatcgtttttcgtgagcaatgatttaaaatttaattaaaatatgatacatcCATTACAGTTATCTGTGACCCACTCAATGACGAGGTATAATAACTTGACATCTATACTATAGATACAGTTTcccggtattttttttaacgtgtctgttaaatgtatttgttcaCGTTAAAATAATGCTTTAAATGGCTGTTAAGTGTACGTGTATACTATAACTACTACAATGTTTTCTATAATCTACTTAAGAGAAATTGACAAGttgaataggtacttaaatacttaaaatagtttagacaatttcattaatttttaactattaaaacaattattatatgattggaTTTCAAAGCTATCTATGCTTACAGTACTaggcataaatattttcaaatttatataatacagttccttaaaggtaataaattgactttaatttacattacacTCTCAGTCCAGCCGTACACTAGCTAATGACAGTTTGttgaaatatacttaaattttaaaatcaagaaCTATGAtcacaattcattttttaaatattatatagcatgtAATTCCAAGTATTTATCTAGTAGGTATGTCActtgaatttaaatagttcTAGGTTAACTTATAGTCTAAAAGCAATAACTACTTATAAATGATTCTTGTACAAGTACAACTGTTGCAGGCAACTATTTATCTATGATGCGGCATAAAAGCAATACGAGAGTAATAATTTacgattattaataagtatttatctaaaataaaatgaattttattaatttaccttgagtcaatattataatgaattttattgttattattattttttttttttgtattgaaatgaactatattatataagcaacAACAGTTACAACGAATATAGcagtctatattataaatatattaggaaggtatattatactgtacaaaCGTATTcaaagtgtatattttttaacgaattgtttaaaaaaagatattgtatTAACTATAGCTATACATTATAGAGTAatcagtatttaaatacaaacttaacataaataatacttgaGTTCctttctaattatatttattgttattaatattggtatttttatttttttagattcacaaaataatattttattcttattcaatatttttattttacaccgATAGTTATATGTGgtgataataaacatatacaatgtgaaaatataatatttttaaataggtttaCAATAACTTATGATAcgtatgacaatattataatatatataaggcaCAAAATAACGTATATTGAATCTAATTTTGAGTCATGGTTAAT
Proteins encoded in this region:
- the LOC114132583 gene encoding uncharacterized protein LOC114132583, with protein sequence MRWTGFWIVPLVLGCCDAADVRPAANRNDDLGGPPGLQSAISRALSRVRQSTCDHRLAGDLWLETVDSDRSANSDGLTAAPGSVPDDLASQADAVFDNHRLSWRDAIVRGLDLSLYKDRQQQRYALGITRRTGDSSQSSVTRTFGVGRRRMQMFFMLPVMYKLGVITTLLTGLVVLTLKGVTIGVILLVIALSSIVAKLSKFHNPYASPMPAAFSSWSGYHHDPYDRSSLPQPALPPLQDKNIHVHVHTGPGPGPAPSPVSYAKGLPPPVPQLADDDDTDNYSNNNYYYNGGGGGAYYNRAGEEYYNAAAMNHYHRGGNHQLGAESTTASNSVYHQWLG